A DNA window from Methanobacterium spitsbergense contains the following coding sequences:
- a CDS encoding ABC transporter permease, translated as MSFLSLVVKNPFRNKTRSALAITGIAIGIIVIVALGMVTGGLKNSTQSTLKAGSAEVTVVQAGSNGMGSSGSLNESYVTSLLNVSGVKSTAGILRATNTSTESASSNTSQGGGFGGGLTITGIDSNKLSLEGIDSVNGTIFTNTSSDQVIIGKTEAQSLNKTVGDTVNLLGQNFTITGIFETGNFMTDNGILMPLSTLQNLTSNDGKVSNILVKVTDNANVTTVGNSITSAYPNELSTTTAASSADRINQGLSFIDTASWAISLLAIFIGAVGVINTMVMTVYERTREIGVLKAVGWKNSRILGMILGESIVLTLMAFVIGSVIAVVGVEVLLTLVPSVGNVITPSLSIDIFLRAFAVALIVGVIGGLYPAYRASRLSPTEALRYE; from the coding sequence ATGTCATTTTTATCGCTGGTGGTTAAAAATCCATTCAGAAACAAGACTAGAAGTGCCCTTGCCATTACTGGTATTGCAATTGGAATAATTGTAATAGTGGCTTTAGGAATGGTTACGGGAGGCCTTAAGAACTCAACGCAGAGTACGCTTAAGGCAGGTTCAGCTGAAGTGACAGTTGTTCAAGCTGGATCAAACGGAATGGGATCAAGTGGTAGTTTAAACGAAAGTTATGTTACATCTCTACTTAACGTGAGTGGTGTTAAAAGTACAGCTGGAATTTTAAGGGCAACTAATACCTCAACTGAAAGTGCAAGCTCAAACACTAGTCAAGGAGGCGGTTTTGGTGGTGGTCTTACAATAACGGGTATAGACTCAAATAAGTTAAGTCTGGAAGGTATTGATAGTGTCAATGGAACAATATTTACAAACACCAGTTCTGATCAAGTTATAATAGGAAAAACTGAAGCTCAAAGTCTTAACAAAACAGTGGGAGATACAGTAAATCTGTTAGGCCAAAATTTCACAATCACTGGAATATTTGAAACAGGTAATTTCATGACTGATAATGGAATCTTGATGCCACTTTCAACATTACAAAATCTCACAAGTAATGATGGAAAAGTCAGCAATATACTGGTAAAAGTAACAGATAATGCCAATGTAACAACCGTAGGCAATTCAATAACTTCTGCTTATCCTAATGAACTTTCCACAACAACTGCTGCTTCTTCAGCTGATAGAATAAACCAAGGATTAAGTTTCATAGATACGGCTAGTTGGGCAATATCGCTTTTAGCCATATTTATCGGTGCTGTTGGAGTTATTAACACCATGGTAATGACAGTTTATGAAAGAACAAGGGAAATAGGAGTATTAAAAGCAGTGGGATGGAAAAATAGTAGAATATTAGGGATGATACTTGGAGAATCAATTGTACTCACACTCATGGCATTTGTTATTGGATCAGTAATAGCTGTGGTAGGAGTAGAAGTTCTATTAACTCTAGTTCCATCTGTAGGAAACGTTATAACACCCTCCCTTTCAATCGATATATTCCTCAGAGCATTTGCTGTGGCATTAATTGTAGGTGTCATAGGTGGATTATATCCAGCTTACAGAGCAAGTAGATTATCCCCAACGGAGGCTCTGCGCTATGAATAA
- a CDS encoding ABC transporter ATP-binding protein translates to MNKNENIIEIRDLKKSYDNGKIKALNGMNLKVKKGEFISIMGPSGSGKSSLLNMIGGLDMADEGTINVAGIDMMRTKNLNEFRSKEIGFVFQMHNLIPNLTVVENVEIPMYETNTNSKDMRKRALDILKSVGLEDKVDQKPTKLSGGQRQRVAIARALVNHPSIILADEPTGSLDSKTGEVILDLLKDLHKKENVTLVMVTHEPYVGNMAERIITVLDGKCLTDNKT, encoded by the coding sequence ATGAATAAAAACGAAAACATCATAGAAATTAGAGATCTGAAAAAAAGCTATGATAATGGAAAAATAAAGGCTTTAAATGGAATGAATTTGAAGGTGAAAAAGGGAGAATTCATATCTATAATGGGTCCTTCAGGTTCAGGAAAATCATCTTTACTTAACATGATAGGCGGACTAGACATGGCAGATGAGGGTACCATAAACGTGGCTGGTATTGACATGATGAGAACCAAAAACCTAAACGAATTTCGATCAAAAGAAATAGGGTTTGTCTTCCAAATGCACAACTTGATACCAAACTTAACTGTGGTTGAGAACGTGGAAATTCCAATGTATGAAACCAATACTAATTCCAAAGACATGAGAAAAAGAGCATTGGATATTTTAAAATCGGTTGGTCTAGAAGATAAGGTAGATCAAAAACCGACTAAACTATCTGGTGGACAAAGGCAAAGAGTTGCAATAGCCCGAGCTCTCGTAAACCACCCATCAATTATTTTAGCCGATGAACCTACTGGATCTTTAGATTCTAAAACTGGAGAAGTTATCCTTGACTTGTTGAAAGATCTTCATAAAAAAGAGAACGTAACATTGGTCATGGTTACACATGAACCATACGTAGGAAACATGGCTGAAAGGATTATCACAGTATTGGATGGAAAATGTCTAACAGATAACAAAACATAA
- a CDS encoding ArsR/SmtB family transcription factor, which yields MNKEIWWVFAGTAGGPNRVRIVKTLNERPCNAHQLAEKLDLDYKTIRHHLRILTNKNMIVVGETKYGALYFLSTKMEENYDILNEIF from the coding sequence ATGAATAAAGAGATTTGGTGGGTATTTGCTGGTACTGCAGGGGGACCTAATCGTGTCAGGATTGTTAAGACGTTAAATGAAAGACCTTGTAACGCTCATCAACTTGCTGAAAAACTTGATCTTGATTATAAGACTATACGTCACCATCTGAGAATATTAACAAATAAAAATATGATTGTCGTTGGGGAAACCAAATATGGGGCTTTATATTTCCTTTCAACTAAAATGGAAGAAAATTATGACATTTTAAATGAAATTTTTTGA
- a CDS encoding histone family protein encodes MSIIPIAPIGRIIKNAGGQRISEGSKEALGKVLEQCGEDISKQALLLAKHAGRVTVNASDIELAVKELE; translated from the coding sequence ATGAGTATAATACCAATAGCTCCAATTGGAAGAATAATAAAAAATGCAGGCGGACAAAGAATCAGTGAAGGTTCAAAAGAAGCTTTAGGAAAAGTTTTAGAACAGTGTGGGGAAGATATCTCCAAACAAGCACTTCTACTTGCGAAACACGCTGGAAGAGTGACTGTAAACGCGTCTGATATTGAATTAGCTGTTAAAGAACTTGAATAA